One segment of Thermoanaerobacter kivui DNA contains the following:
- a CDS encoding Rossmann-like domain-containing protein, which translates to MVGPTCSFYPKVLFEAGVDLIGAILLPNDERFLNRWINSRGYWYSERELKHLLISKQ; encoded by the coding sequence ATGGTGGGACCGACTTGCTCTTTTTATCCGAAGGTGCTGTTTGAGGCAGGAGTTGATCTCATAGGTGCCATTTTATTACCAAACGATGAGCGCTTTCTTAACCGTTGGATAAACAGCAGGGGTTACTGGTATAGCGAAAGGGAGTTAAAACACCTGCTGATCTCAAAACAATAG
- a CDS encoding ABC transporter substrate-binding protein — MLKHRKTILIWCLILVILAGLLSACNGREQVQTKMQELVIGIGRDFYGGEQSPGFAHNSTGIWESLTVLNENLEPVPHLAEKIVSDDTGKVWIVYLRPGIKFHDGTLLDARAVVESVERIAKHPKLDEYGTFLNLEKVEAIGEREVRFTFRQPEPAFPAKVAYHGCPIFSPHSFDAEGKIVHPYGTGPFKFAEYKKGEALIVVRNDDYWQGKPKLEKVTFKVIPDPSTRLAALQTGEIQAVADVGGILPEQAQVIKSDPNLVLLFRPVTTTHYLLFNNKKPPFNDVRLRQAASLAIDRNQLVKEVLSGYGEPADTLFTSLARTWVVKGLWTTDMQKARELVMQAKGEGPYKVVLVVNSSLANRWPYKPIAEILQAELKALGFEVELKMLEMGAWKEALKKGEYDLTLTPYTLMTGDPDFFFGRWIHSRGQMNVQRGVGYNNPKADRLVEEAAAERDLVKRKELYVDLQQLVVSDVPLCPLYHDVCIYAAKQEVQDLTLDPFFKPSLEKAWIK; from the coding sequence ATGTTGAAACATAGAAAAACCATTTTAATTTGGTGTTTAATTCTTGTCATCCTGGCTGGTTTGCTTTCCGCTTGTAATGGGAGGGAGCAGGTGCAGACCAAGATGCAGGAACTGGTGATTGGTATCGGGCGTGACTTTTACGGAGGGGAACAAAGTCCTGGCTTTGCGCATAATAGTACCGGCATTTGGGAAAGTCTAACCGTTCTTAATGAAAACCTGGAGCCTGTACCCCATCTGGCAGAGAAAATTGTCTCCGATGATACCGGAAAAGTATGGATTGTTTACCTGCGCCCAGGTATTAAATTTCATGATGGCACCCTATTGGATGCTCGGGCGGTAGTAGAGAGCGTTGAGCGGATAGCAAAACATCCCAAACTCGATGAGTACGGTACCTTCTTAAATTTGGAGAAGGTGGAAGCTATCGGCGAGCGTGAGGTAAGGTTCACCTTCAGACAGCCCGAGCCGGCTTTTCCGGCCAAGGTAGCCTACCATGGCTGTCCTATTTTCAGCCCCCACAGCTTTGACGCCGAAGGTAAAATCGTCCACCCTTACGGCACGGGACCTTTTAAATTCGCCGAGTACAAGAAAGGCGAAGCCTTGATCGTGGTTCGCAACGACGACTACTGGCAGGGCAAACCCAAGCTGGAAAAGGTAACTTTCAAGGTGATTCCCGATCCCTCTACCCGCTTGGCTGCCCTACAGACGGGCGAAATTCAGGCCGTGGCCGACGTAGGGGGTATCCTTCCGGAGCAGGCCCAAGTAATTAAAAGTGACCCTAACTTGGTTTTGTTATTCCGGCCGGTCACCACGACCCACTATCTGCTCTTTAACAACAAAAAGCCACCTTTTAACGATGTACGCTTGCGTCAAGCGGCGAGCTTGGCCATAGACCGTAACCAACTGGTCAAAGAAGTGCTCAGCGGCTACGGCGAGCCGGCGGACACCCTTTTTACTTCTCTTGCCAGGACATGGGTGGTTAAGGGGCTGTGGACAACGGATATGCAAAAAGCTCGCGAACTGGTCATGCAGGCAAAAGGTGAAGGGCCGTACAAAGTGGTGCTGGTGGTAAACTCGTCCCTGGCTAATCGCTGGCCATACAAGCCCATAGCAGAAATCTTGCAAGCGGAGCTCAAAGCGCTGGGCTTTGAGGTCGAACTCAAAATGCTTGAAATGGGCGCCTGGAAAGAAGCGCTCAAAAAAGGCGAGTACGACCTTACCTTAACGCCTTACACGTTGATGACCGGCGACCCGGATTTCTTCTTCGGCCGCTGGATTCATTCCCGAGGGCAGATGAACGTGCAGCGTGGAGTGGGCTACAACAATCCGAAGGCAGACCGTTTGGTGGAAGAGGCTGCTGCCGAGCGAGACCTAGTAAAGAGAAAGGAGCTTTATGTCGACTTGCAACAGTTGGTGGTAAGTGATGTGCCTCTTTGCCCTCTTTATCACGATGTATGCATTTATGCTGCCAAACAAGAAGTGCAGGATTTAACGCTTGACCCCTTCTTTAAGCCGAGTTTGGAAAAAGCGTGGATAAAGTAA
- a CDS encoding ATP-binding protein gives MPKIVISGRGGCGKSTLVTLLAQRLGEEGKVLVVDADESNLGLSAMFGVEPPEKTLMDYLGGKPVVGKKLRAMIKSDGNEKVELFAEKMNLDSLPMECVRRKGPIVLLRIGKIEHSMEGCACPMGAVARNFLNYLTIEERQWVLVDTEAGIEHFGRGVIEGVDAILMVVDPSYEAILLAEKAARLSQEVKKDFGVVLNKVDEKTEPILKEKLAEKGVVIKGVLPYSADIAQANLLGGALKLGTVREELDRIVSGIK, from the coding sequence ATGCCTAAGATTGTTATTAGCGGTCGAGGTGGCTGCGGGAAAAGCACATTGGTGACTCTGTTGGCACAACGTCTGGGGGAAGAAGGAAAAGTTCTTGTGGTAGACGCCGACGAATCTAATCTGGGATTGAGTGCAATGTTTGGAGTTGAACCACCTGAAAAAACTCTTATGGATTACTTGGGTGGTAAACCTGTGGTAGGGAAAAAACTCAGGGCTATGATTAAAAGCGACGGAAACGAAAAGGTAGAGCTTTTTGCAGAAAAAATGAATTTGGATAGTTTGCCAATGGAATGTGTCAGGAGGAAGGGACCAATAGTTTTGTTGCGGATTGGAAAGATCGAGCACAGCATGGAGGGTTGTGCCTGTCCTATGGGAGCAGTAGCGCGGAATTTTTTGAACTATCTGACAATTGAAGAAAGACAATGGGTTTTGGTTGATACCGAAGCTGGAATAGAGCATTTTGGACGTGGAGTTATAGAAGGAGTTGATGCCATTCTGATGGTGGTGGATCCTTCATATGAAGCAATTTTACTGGCCGAAAAGGCTGCGAGGTTATCTCAAGAAGTGAAAAAAGACTTTGGAGTAGTATTAAATAAAGTCGATGAGAAAACGGAGCCTATATTAAAAGAAAAGCTGGCTGAAAAGGGTGTTGTTATCAAGGGTGTTTTGCCTTATTCTGCGGATATAGCCCAGGCAAATCTTTTGGGAGGGGCTTTGAAATTAGGCACTGTTCGAGAGGAGCTGGACAGGATAGTAAGTGGAATTAAATAG
- a CDS encoding TroA family protein, which translates to MFYVHYGDMDPDKLQAQTHIPVVALKYGEKCAFSEDVYKSLQIVVRIIGRIIGKEKRVQEVVDYLKRCEQDLNNRTKNISEDKKPKVYVCGIGFYGILSL; encoded by the coding sequence ATTTTTTATGTCCATTATGGAGATATGGATCCAGATAAACTGCAAGCACAAACGCATATCCCTGTTGTGGCACTGAAGTATGGAGAGAAATGTGCATTTAGCGAAGATGTTTATAAATCTTTACAAATCGTCGTCAGGATTATCGGCAGGATTATAGGTAAAGAAAAAAGGGTACAAGAAGTGGTTGATTACCTTAAAAGATGTGAACAAGATTTGAACAATAGAACGAAAAATATTTCTGAAGACAAAAAGCCCAAAGTCTATGTATGCGGAATAGGTTTCTATGGGATACTCAGTCTCTAA
- a CDS encoding selenium metabolism-associated LysR family transcriptional regulator, with protein sequence MNLRQLKIFLTVCESGSMSKAAKKLYMTQPSISQTISELEQELNVKLFERMSKKLLLTYGGEVLHKYSKRILALVEEAQSTLFDISNLKAGKLRIGASTTVGTYLLPEIISKFSEKYKDIQIFFTIDNTAVIEKQILDNAIDIGIVEGPLHSKEIVIEPFIDDELYVVCSKNHKWAAKKVIQPEEIEKEDLIIREKGSGTREVFETTMSMHNLKYKIKHVLNNTEAIKKAVESNIGISVISSIALKEELKKDKLVKIQIEDINFKRKFNVIYHKDKYPSPLFNEFLRHLKEFHDIFYKE encoded by the coding sequence ATGAACTTAAGGCAACTGAAAATTTTTTTGACAGTTTGCGAAAGTGGCAGCATGTCAAAAGCAGCAAAAAAACTTTATATGACACAGCCTTCAATAAGCCAAACAATCTCTGAATTGGAACAGGAACTAAATGTCAAATTATTTGAAAGAATGAGCAAAAAACTTTTATTGACATATGGAGGAGAAGTTTTGCATAAATATAGCAAAAGAATACTTGCCCTTGTAGAAGAAGCACAAAGCACCCTTTTCGATATATCAAATCTAAAAGCAGGAAAGCTTCGCATTGGGGCAAGTACAACAGTGGGAACATATCTTCTCCCAGAGATAATAAGTAAATTCAGTGAGAAGTACAAAGACATACAAATATTTTTCACGATTGACAATACAGCCGTTATAGAAAAACAAATCCTTGATAACGCAATAGACATAGGAATTGTAGAGGGACCATTACATTCCAAGGAAATTGTAATAGAGCCTTTCATAGATGATGAATTATATGTTGTCTGTTCTAAAAATCACAAATGGGCAGCAAAAAAAGTAATACAACCTGAAGAAATTGAAAAAGAAGACTTAATAATTCGTGAAAAGGGAAGTGGTACCCGAGAAGTTTTTGAAACAACCATGTCAATGCACAATTTAAAATATAAAATTAAACATGTGCTAAATAACACAGAAGCCATAAAAAAAGCTGTTGAATCAAATATAGGAATTTCTGTAATTTCAAGTATAGCTTTAAAAGAGGAGTTAAAAAAAGACAAACTGGTAAAAATTCAAATAGAAGACATCAATTTTAAAAGAAAATTCAATGTAATATATCACAAAGACAAATACCCCTCCCCACTCTTCAATGAATTTTTAAGACACTTAAAGGAATTCCATGATATATTCTATAAAGAGTGA
- a CDS encoding NAD(P)/FAD-dependent oxidoreductase, with the protein MSAAKYLAKKGHNVTLFEKEDKLGGQLNVAKVPPHKEEIGKVTEYLENELKKYNVKVHLNKKISLQEIKEMPYDKIVIATGSKPAKINLDADINPYTAVEVLEGNIPKGKDIAIIGGGLTGLETAEYLSKKGKNVTVLEMKEEVGENIYPMIKKLLLNRLKELKVNIITNASIKKISGGKLMYTSNDTYKVVKVDDVVLAVGNLPDTEFEELKNEDRYYFIGDCKTVASAVEAIRDGAELSLII; encoded by the coding sequence ATGTCTGCAGCTAAATATCTTGCTAAAAAAGGTCATAATGTTACTTTGTTTGAAAAAGAGGATAAACTTGGTGGGCAGTTAAATGTAGCGAAAGTACCTCCCCACAAAGAAGAGATAGGAAAAGTGACTGAATATCTAGAAAATGAGTTAAAGAAATACAATGTCAAAGTGCATTTAAATAAAAAAATAAGTTTACAAGAAATAAAAGAAATGCCTTATGATAAAATTGTCATTGCTACAGGCTCAAAGCCAGCTAAAATCAATTTGGATGCGGATATAAATCCTTATACGGCTGTTGAGGTGTTAGAAGGAAATATTCCAAAAGGAAAAGATATTGCAATAATTGGTGGAGGTCTTACAGGACTTGAAACAGCTGAATATCTTTCCAAAAAAGGGAAAAATGTGACGGTTTTAGAGATGAAAGAGGAAGTTGGAGAGAATATATATCCAATGATAAAAAAATTGCTTTTAAATAGACTAAAAGAGCTTAAAGTGAATATAATTACAAATGCATCAATAAAAAAAATATCTGGGGGAAAACTTATGTATACCTCCAATGACACATATAAAGTAGTCAAAGTGGATGATGTAGTTTTAGCAGTTGGAAATTTACCTGATACTGAATTTGAGGAACTAAAAAATGAGGACAGATATTATTTCATTGGTGACTGCAAAACTGTTGCTTCTGCAGTAGAAGCGATAAGGGATGGAGCAGAGCTTTCACTCATTATATAG
- a CDS encoding alpha/beta fold hydrolase has translation MVIKGEYVNIKGSKIYYLEIDKESSKDTVILLHGKRYNAYDWINSGIAESLSNEGCKVICLEFPGYGSSEECDLEKEEVLLEFAKSLNISSFHVVAPSFSGEISIRFALKYGNMLKSLTIVDSINVDKYKEKLNEIYVKTLIVWGRKDKIAPYEFAEILKNNIKNSTLFVFENLGHTCYFDDAKKFSEVLINFIRA, from the coding sequence ATGGTTATAAAAGGTGAGTATGTAAATATAAAAGGCAGTAAAATTTATTATTTAGAAATAGATAAAGAGAGTAGCAAAGATACAGTGATATTATTGCATGGCAAAAGATACAATGCTTATGATTGGATAAATTCAGGGATAGCTGAAAGTTTGTCTAATGAAGGATGTAAGGTGATATGTCTCGAATTTCCCGGATATGGTTCTTCTGAAGAGTGTGATTTAGAAAAGGAAGAGGTTTTATTAGAATTTGCAAAAAGCTTAAATATATCTTCTTTTCATGTTGTAGCTCCTTCTTTTAGCGGGGAGATCTCTATAAGATTTGCTCTCAAATATGGAAATATGCTTAAAAGTTTGACAATTGTAGATAGCATAAATGTAGATAAATACAAAGAAAAATTAAATGAAATATATGTAAAAACATTGATTGTATGGGGGAGGAAAGATAAAATTGCACCCTATGAATTTGCGGAAATATTGAAAAATAATATTAAAAACAGTACATTGTTTGTGTTTGAAAATTTGGGACATACCTGCTATTTTGATGATGCAAAAAAGTTCTCTGAGGTGTTGATAAATTTTATAAGAGCATAA
- a CDS encoding ATP-binding protein, with product MRVARINEDICDRSPFCPAAMSCRFKAFKVTFGGSFRRNISIDEEKCTGCGVCTRYCAPGAIEMVEKEKDS from the coding sequence ATGAGAGTAGCGAGAATCAATGAAGATATATGCGACAGGTCGCCCTTTTGTCCAGCAGCAATGAGCTGTAGATTTAAGGCTTTTAAAGTTACGTTTGGAGGGTCATTTAGGAGAAACATAAGCATTGATGAAGAAAAGTGCACAGGGTGTGGTGTTTGTACGAGATATTGTGCACCTGGAGCAATTGAAATGGTTGAAAAAGAAAAGGATTCATAA
- a CDS encoding M48 family metallopeptidase produces MSFIKFNKLWFVLILIAAIFSALYLYYTLFPGNISHEVYRHFSPLEISKAQKYHRINRLIYITSFLTKASFLIWFVFGNNALKLSHYIENTASGKYYLNVFLYFIALWVIVRLISLPFSLLSHSVQVEWGFSVQTMASWWSDYFKSATLDFVFSAVGVLLFFVAINSWPKTWWIKATIFLTIIMFVQIFVYPTFIAPLFNNFTPIHDPKIINMVKEISKNAGIKIDRIQEMDASKRTTLANAYFYGFGNTSRIVLYDTLLKHYPDDEIKAVIAHEAGHWKENHVLKGMIIGILGLILGLYLLNILIYSSVLITYGKRMTPAVMAMIYLFVLLINFDTNPIQNYISRQMEKQADLLSVKYIHDKNAVIKLQIELAKKSLLDVDPPPFIEWFSYSHPSTMHRIELVQKANVK; encoded by the coding sequence ATGTCCTTTATCAAATTCAACAAATTATGGTTTGTACTTATCTTAATAGCCGCAATATTCTCTGCCCTATATCTTTATTACACATTATTTCCAGGAAATATTTCTCATGAAGTCTATAGACACTTTTCCCCTTTAGAAATATCAAAAGCACAAAAGTATCACAGGATAAACAGATTAATTTACATAACCTCTTTTCTGACAAAAGCATCTTTTTTAATTTGGTTTGTATTTGGGAATAATGCACTTAAGCTTTCCCATTATATAGAAAATACAGCCTCAGGTAAATATTATTTAAATGTCTTTTTGTATTTTATAGCCTTGTGGGTCATCGTAAGATTGATATCTTTGCCCTTCAGCCTTTTAAGCCATTCTGTTCAAGTTGAATGGGGCTTTTCTGTACAGACAATGGCTTCTTGGTGGAGTGACTATTTCAAAAGTGCAACTTTAGATTTTGTATTTTCAGCAGTAGGAGTATTGCTTTTCTTTGTAGCAATAAACAGCTGGCCTAAAACCTGGTGGATAAAGGCAACAATTTTTTTAACCATAATCATGTTTGTGCAAATTTTTGTCTATCCTACTTTTATAGCTCCACTTTTCAATAATTTTACTCCCATTCACGACCCAAAAATAATAAACATGGTTAAAGAAATATCTAAAAATGCGGGAATAAAAATCGACAGGATACAAGAAATGGACGCCAGTAAAAGGACCACCCTTGCCAATGCCTACTTTTATGGATTTGGAAACACAAGTAGAATTGTGTTATATGACACATTATTAAAGCATTACCCTGATGACGAAATAAAAGCAGTTATTGCCCACGAAGCAGGCCACTGGAAAGAAAATCACGTATTAAAAGGGATGATAATTGGCATATTGGGGTTGATACTTGGGCTTTACTTACTTAATATTTTAATTTACTCAAGTGTATTAATAACTTATGGAAAAAGAATGACACCAGCAGTCATGGCGATGATATATTTGTTTGTACTGCTTATAAATTTTGACACAAACCCCATACAGAATTACATATCAAGGCAGATGGAAAAACAAGCAGATTTGCTGTCAGTAAAATATATTCATGACAAAAATGCTGTAATAAAACTTCAGATTGAGCTTGCCAAAAAAAGCTTATTGGATGTAGACCCTCCCCCTTTCATCGAATGGTTTTCTTATTCACACCCCTCTACAATGCACAGAATTGAATTGGTGCAAAAAGCAAATGTAAAATAA
- a CDS encoding B12-binding domain-containing radical SAM protein produces the protein MKILLVGINAKYYHTNIAIRNIKKFCHPYDIQIFETTINDSADFMLESIVERNPDVVGISCYIWNIEIALNLSENIKKILPHVILVLGGPEVSYDVDNLLSKSFIDYIVVGEGEIAFKELLEALDGKRDVKDVSGISYKVGEQILIQPQKNYVNLDEVPISYEEDEDLSNKLVYYETSRGCPFKCAYCLSSIDNKLRFKSLEKVRKDLKWFAGKGVKILKLIDRSFNSNKKRAKEILQIMKEVGGDIVFHCEINPELVDEDFVKELKGLENKIQFEVGVQTTNVQSLKKISRTTAVEKTLNGIKLLKEAGIKLHVDLIAGLPEDTFGTFSKAFDDVYNLKPDEIQLGFLKVLKGTPLMRKVGEFKIVYDSKPPYEVLYTKDISYQELVILKGIAFLLNKYYNSGKFKKTLEYLENNFERPFDFYLEFYKYWKENELLYKNHSLKALYDILYKFSIEMLDLDEDLIKDIIKFDFLYFNAAKDLPDCVKEKYEKGQEIFKRYLKDENWLKKNLPQAIGLSSLELSKRVTYEFFKHDVTADFKKEDLIIIFLHEEEQTYYTKLIL, from the coding sequence ATGAAAATTCTTCTTGTGGGAATTAATGCTAAATACTATCACACCAATATTGCTATAAGAAATATAAAAAAGTTTTGTCATCCTTATGATATACAAATTTTTGAAACAACTATAAATGACAGCGCAGATTTTATGTTGGAAAGCATAGTTGAAAGAAACCCTGATGTAGTAGGTATTTCATGTTACATCTGGAATATTGAGATAGCATTAAATTTGTCTGAGAATATAAAAAAAATATTGCCTCATGTAATACTGGTTTTGGGGGGACCGGAGGTCTCTTATGATGTGGATAACCTACTTTCAAAAAGTTTTATAGATTACATTGTGGTAGGAGAAGGAGAAATAGCTTTTAAGGAGTTATTGGAAGCATTAGATGGCAAAAGAGATGTAAAAGATGTTTCTGGAATTAGTTACAAAGTTGGTGAACAAATATTAATTCAACCGCAAAAAAATTATGTTAACTTAGATGAAGTGCCGATATCTTACGAAGAAGATGAAGACTTAAGCAATAAGCTTGTGTATTACGAGACTTCAAGAGGATGTCCATTTAAATGCGCTTATTGCCTTTCTTCTATTGACAATAAATTGCGATTTAAAAGCCTTGAAAAAGTGAGAAAGGATTTAAAATGGTTTGCAGGTAAAGGAGTAAAGATATTAAAGCTTATTGACAGGTCCTTTAATTCAAACAAAAAAAGGGCAAAAGAAATTTTGCAGATTATGAAGGAAGTTGGAGGAGATATTGTATTTCACTGTGAGATAAATCCAGAGCTTGTGGATGAAGATTTTGTAAAAGAGTTAAAAGGTCTTGAAAATAAAATACAATTTGAGGTAGGGGTTCAAACTACTAATGTACAAAGTCTAAAGAAAATATCTCGGACAACAGCAGTTGAAAAGACATTAAATGGAATAAAGTTGTTGAAAGAGGCTGGAATAAAGCTTCATGTGGATTTAATCGCAGGACTTCCGGAGGATACATTTGGGACTTTTAGCAAGGCTTTTGATGATGTGTACAATCTTAAACCTGATGAGATACAGTTGGGATTTTTAAAGGTTTTGAAAGGCACTCCTTTAATGAGAAAAGTGGGGGAGTTTAAAATAGTTTATGATAGTAAGCCCCCATATGAGGTATTGTATACAAAGGATATTAGTTATCAAGAGTTAGTCATTTTAAAAGGTATAGCATTCCTTTTGAACAAATACTATAATTCTGGAAAATTTAAAAAAACTCTTGAATATTTGGAGAATAACTTTGAAAGGCCATTTGACTTTTATCTTGAATTTTATAAGTACTGGAAAGAAAACGAGCTATTATATAAAAATCATTCATTAAAAGCCTTATACGATATTTTATATAAATTTTCTATTGAAATGCTCGATCTCGATGAGGATTTAATAAAAGATATTATAAAATTTGATTTTTTGTATTTTAATGCTGCCAAAGATTTACCTGATTGTGTAAAAGAAAAATATGAGAAAGGTCAAGAGATTTTTAAAAGGTATCTTAAAGATGAAAATTGGTTGAAAAAAAATCTTCCACAAGCTATTGGACTTTCCAGTCTTGAATTGTCAAAGAGAGTGACTTATGAATTTTTTAAACACGATGTGACAGCAGATTTTAAAAAAGAAGATTTAATAATAATTTTCCTTCATGAAGAAGAACAAACTTATTATACAAAATTAATTTTGTGA
- a CDS encoding glycerophosphodiester phosphodiesterase: MKPLVIAHRGDSRNAPENTLASFKKALEMGADGIELDVQLTKDGQLVVIHDERVDRTTDGIGFVKDFTLKELKRLDAGIKFDKKFAGERIPTLYEVFELIGHKNFIVNIEIKSGIVLYPGIEEKLIKAIEDYDFEDRVVISSFNHYSLRDVKRMAPEFKIGLLYQCGLVEPWHMAIRMKAYSLHPFYFNIIPELVKGCKKNNIKLFPWTVDRKEDMEMMIKAGVDAIITDDPQTLINLLEKGE; encoded by the coding sequence ATGAAACCTTTAGTAATCGCCCATAGAGGAGATTCAAGAAATGCTCCAGAAAACACATTAGCATCTTTTAAAAAGGCTTTAGAAATGGGAGCTGACGGTATTGAATTGGACGTGCAGCTTACTAAAGATGGACAACTAGTAGTGATTCACGATGAAAGGGTAGACAGGACTACAGACGGAATTGGCTTTGTTAAAGATTTTACTTTAAAAGAGCTTAAGAGGCTAGATGCTGGAATAAAATTTGACAAGAAGTTTGCAGGGGAGAGAATACCAACTCTTTATGAGGTTTTTGAACTCATTGGGCATAAAAATTTTATTGTAAATATAGAGATAAAAAGTGGAATTGTACTTTATCCAGGAATTGAAGAAAAGCTTATCAAAGCGATAGAGGATTATGACTTTGAGGATAGAGTAGTTATTTCTTCTTTTAACCATTATAGCTTAAGGGATGTAAAGAGAATGGCACCGGAGTTTAAAATTGGGCTTCTTTATCAATGTGGGCTTGTAGAACCATGGCACATGGCAATACGAATGAAAGCGTATTCTCTGCATCCTTTTTATTTTAATATAATACCTGAATTAGTAAAGGGATGTAAAAAGAATAATATAAAATTATTTCCTTGGACTGTTGATAGGAAAGAAGACATGGAAATGATGATAAAAGCAGGTGTGGATGCGATTATCACTGACGACCCACAAACTTTGATAAATCTTTTAGAGAAGGGAGAATAA
- a CDS encoding MFS transporter — translation MSSRLNYLKIFNLGLGFMVISMIWAAYNAYMPIFLGNFTKSNTLIGFVMSWDNIANLFILPFFGALSDNTRTRIGRRMPYILVSMPLAGVLYALLPLQTKLLSLLVIDLLFNIVVATYRTPMVALMPDIVEEEHRSKANGVINFMGGLGSLIIFFIGSQLYKINKAYPFFLSGILSLIIPIVLFLTIKEPKIVFNEEKKEKQSILKALATVVKDQNKAPFYTLLSIFMTIAGCAAVETFFTRYCKIALGIDESVSSFAMGFYALAFLVFALPAGFIATKIGKRKTMMIGAFGQGILFLIFMIVRDFRTIQILMPFAGMFNALFTINSYPLVVSYTSAEKIGTYTGLYYFFSSLAAIVTPSSFGAIMDFIGFNKLFLAASICLFISFAFLWIIGEKYENTMS, via the coding sequence ATGTCCTCGCGATTGAATTATTTGAAGATATTTAATTTAGGCCTTGGTTTTATGGTAATTTCCATGATTTGGGCAGCATATAATGCCTATATGCCCATTTTTCTTGGTAATTTTACAAAAAGCAATACTTTAATTGGGTTTGTAATGAGTTGGGACAACATTGCTAACCTTTTTATACTTCCATTTTTTGGGGCTTTAAGCGATAATACGCGAACAAGAATAGGCAGGCGAATGCCATATATACTTGTAAGCATGCCTCTTGCTGGCGTTTTATATGCTTTGCTTCCACTTCAGACAAAACTTTTATCGCTTCTTGTTATAGATTTGCTGTTTAACATTGTTGTAGCTACGTATAGGACTCCTATGGTAGCTTTAATGCCAGATATTGTAGAAGAAGAGCACAGAAGCAAAGCTAATGGAGTCATAAATTTTATGGGAGGATTAGGTTCATTAATAATATTTTTTATTGGATCTCAGCTTTATAAAATAAACAAAGCATATCCCTTCTTTTTGTCAGGGATTTTATCATTAATTATACCTATAGTTTTATTTTTAACAATTAAAGAACCTAAAATAGTTTTTAATGAGGAAAAAAAAGAAAAACAGAGTATTTTAAAGGCCCTTGCAACTGTGGTAAAAGATCAAAATAAAGCACCCTTTTATACTCTCCTGTCAATTTTTATGACAATTGCGGGTTGTGCTGCAGTTGAAACTTTTTTCACAAGGTATTGCAAAATAGCTTTAGGGATAGACGAAAGTGTTTCTTCTTTTGCAATGGGTTTTTACGCTTTGGCATTTTTAGTTTTTGCTTTACCTGCTGGATTTATAGCTACAAAAATAGGGAAAAGAAAAACTATGATGATTGGAGCTTTTGGACAAGGAATTTTATTTTTAATATTTATGATAGTACGTGATTTTAGGACAATCCAAATTTTGATGCCTTTTGCTGGAATGTTTAATGCTTTATTTACAATAAATTCTTATCCTCTTGTAGTGAGCTATACTTCAGCTGAAAAAATAGGGACATATACAGGACTTTATTATTTCTTTTCATCCCTGGCCGCAATAGTTACTCCTTCCTCTTTTGGAGCTATTATGGATTTTATAGGATTTAACAAGTTATTTTTAGCAGCGTCTATATGTTTATTTATATCTTTTGCTTTTCTATGGATAATTGGTGAAAAATATGAAAACACAATGTCGTGA